AAGCCGGCCCGGAAAGAGGCTCTGGATCAAACTATCGCACAATTGATGCGCGAGTGGCTCATCGAACAGCAGAGCGCGCTGATTACCAAAGATTATCATGTGCCGGAAGCAATCCGCCCGTATCGCCGGGTACTTCGCCCGTGGGTCGATATGATAGTGTATCCGGACGGCTACGCCATCGATGCCCGGCTGTCGCTCTACTATCCCGCCGATCAGCAAACAAATTATTTGCGGGGCGTACCGAGCATCTATTACCGAAATTCGTCCGAGCGGGAATCGGTGGCTATTGGCGGCAACGACCTCCAGTGGTATCACAGATTATCCCAGAATTGGCTAGCGAGAGTCGATGGGACATTCCGGCTGGGGTTCAACCAGTTCAACGAGCAGAAATTCGACCATGTGCCGTGGTACAATCTTTTCCTGGTGAACCTGAGTTTTGCACAGACTATCGAGTGGCGACCGCAGTATTACAGGGGAGTCTACGCCGGCATCGGCCTGCATCAGAGCGTGAATATCCTGCCGGAGGTGACGGAGCGCTTCGAACCGGGGATTTTGGTGACGATCGGGGCGCGATTGCCGTGAAACAAATAGAACATGGATAAACGCTGAAACAGCGGATGATCACAGGTAAAGATTCACCGCAGAGACGCAAAGAACGCAGAGAAAACCGCTAAAAAAAAGACAGGTTAAACACTGAAAAACAGAAAGACCTGTTGGTAGTTCCCTCTTAAGAGGGTTTATGTTGGTGGTTAGTGGTTCGTTATAAAAGTAGGAAATTTTTGTAGGATTTAGATATTTGAATCAGAACACCGTAACCGAGGAACAACAAACGACTAACTACTAACAACGAACAAAATAGATTAAGAGTATCCTGAAGGGATACCTGCGGGACGAGTAAGATTAAGAAAACCCACAACTATAACAAAATAGCTCTGAAACACTCTCCTCCGCCAAGGCTACGGGGAGCAGGCGGTTTTACTCGAACACGTGAACACCCGAACACTTGAACACTTGAACACTAGAAAACTGTTGTTTTACGCAATACGCAGTACGTAATACGAGACAAAATGAGAATGAGAGCAATACTAAAAATATTAATTGTAGTAATGTTCACATCTCTACCGGTGACCGCCGCGACAATTTCCGGCTACGTGGTCGATGCCGAAACCGGCGAAACCATCATCGGGATGAATGTGATGGTGAAGGATACGGAGCTGGGCTCCGCCACGGATACCAGGGGATTCTTTTCCGTCTCGCGGGTTTCAGCCGGTGAAGTCACGCTTCTGTTTTCCCACGTCGCCTATGAACAAAAAAGCAGAACGGTGGAGGTGGGCCGGGACGACATCTTCCTGGGGAACGTGGAAATGCAACCGACGGCCATCGAGGGGGAAGCCATCGAAGTGTCCGGGCGGCGGGGACAACTTATCGCTCCGGAGACCGACATCGCCAGCTTCCAGGTGGAGCCGATCGTCCTCAAGGAGGTGCCCCAGCTGAACAAGGACGTGTTCCAGGTCATCAAGTACTCGCCAAGTGTCACGATTTCCGATGCGATTTCGCCGCTCTACTACGTCCGCGGGGGGAGTTCCGGCGAGAATCTGGTGCAGCTGGACGGCATGACCATCTACAATCCGCAGCACGCGCTGAGTATGCAGGCGATTTTCAATCCCTACGCCATCAAGAATATCGAGATGCTCATGGGCGGATTCGGCGCCGAGTACGGCGGACGGAATTCCTCCATCCTGAATATCGCCACCAGAGAAGGGCACCAGGAGGAAGTTCACGGCGAATTTCGTCCCTCGACCTCCGGCATCACCGGGGCGATTGAATTTCCCGTGAAATCCGGTGGTACTGCCATGGTCTCCGGCCGGTTGTTGAGTTCGCTGACCAACAAAATCCTCCTGGGGATTCCAAATGTGATGGCGGATTTCAACGCGGCGTACCAGGTGACGAAGGGCCGCACCAAGCTCCGGCTTTCGGCATTCTATGCCAGAGATTACATGGACTACGACTTTGCGCGGTTTAACCTATATTTCGACGAGGAGATTTTTCGGGATCTGAGCGTCGGCTATAAGACCAACACCTCCAACCTGGCCACCGGATTGCAATCCCGCGTGCTGTTGAACCCGGATTTGGTGTGGGAGTCCCACCTGTATTATTCTGGTTTCGACGTCGACAATATCAATTTTTTCACATTTAACTTCGAGGACACCACCGAAAATGCTGATGTAATTCTGGACTACCGGACGCACGTGCAAAACAGTGTGTCGGATTACACAGTGAAGTCCGAAATCACGGCTTACACGCCGTGGCGGCAGACGCTGAAACTTGGCTACGAGGGGACGTTTTACCAATTCATGAATCAGGTTGGCGAAACCGGCGCGGCGGCTGCAGGCGACAAACTGTCGCCGCAGCTCCACGCCCTGTATTTCCAGGATAAGCTGGAAATCGGACGCTTCATCGGGAAGGCAGGCGTCCGGATGAGCCGGTTTTGGGATCACCCGGAGTGGCGGGCCGAGCCGCGATTGTCCGCGGTGTTCAAACTTCCGAGGGCGTCGCTAAAGCTCGCGTGGGGGCGCTATTACCAGTACATCACCGCAATGAACAGCCAGGATTACGAGCTGAGCCAGTTCCTGGATTACTACTATCCGCTGGGCGAGAAGACACCGCTCACGTCGATTCATCACATTGCGGGACTGGAGGGTACAATCTCCGAGCACCTAGATTATACCGTCACCGCCTACTACAAGTGGATGCCGACGCTCTACCGGTTCGACTACAGCAGCACGGCCCGCTCCATCTATGCATACCAGGCAGTGCTGGAGCGCGGCGAGGGCGAGGCGTACGGCATTGAGTTCCTGTTTAAGGGATCGTGGGGCAAACTCTCCGGATGGGCGGGGTATTCCTGGTCGAAGGCAACTCGCCGGTATCCGTCCATCATGAACGGGAGAACCTATCTATATGATGGCGACCAGCCGCATAACATCAAGGCAGTAGCGCTGTACAACTTTACCGAAGATATTACCGGCAGTGTGACGTTTCAGTTGACGTCGGGATTTCCCAAGACCTGGGAGACAGGGCAGGTGAATCACTTCAACTACAATCCCAGGGAGAACAGTTACGGCGCGTACCCTATCAACATTACGCCGGCGAAGAACAACGTGCGGTATCCGCCGCGACTGGTGCTGGATATCGGGTGGAAAAAGCGCCTCCGGAGCGGCTTCGGCAAGCATCTGGCGGAATATCTGGGCTCTGACAACGCCTACTTTACGCTGACCGTCCAGAACCTGCTCTTCCTGTGGCGGAATCCCTGGATGTATTTCTACATCCCGGACTACGGCTACTTTGGGTACGACTTTCTTCCGGTGCCGATCGTGGCGGCGGGATATGTGATTAAGTTCTGAGAAATAGCACGCAGATGACGCAGAAACAACCGATAACCGCAGATACAACAACAAATAGACTGCCAAGCCGCCAAGAACGCAAAGAAAATCGCAAAGATAAAACTGATTAAACACTGAAAACACCGAAGACACTGAAGAAATTGTTTTAAAAACACAACTCACCCTCTTGTTCTCCCTCTCTTCGAAGAGAGGGAGAGACGATTTTCCGAGCCTATCGAAACTCGTTTCCCTTCCTCTTCTGAAGAGGAAGGGATTAAGGGATGGAGTTGTGTAAGCGTTTAAAAGGAAAACACCAATGTACCGCGCTACGCAATACGCAGTACGCAATACGAAATAACTGATTATGGATATTCTCAATAACGTAAAGAACCTGATAATCATAGGAACAATCGCGTTCCTGACGACCACCTGCTCCCTCCCCACCGATCCGGGGCCTCAGCCGAAGGATATCATCGAGACGGAGTTCGAGCCGGGGTATAATATTTTAGGTGTGTTGCGGAATGACGGGACAGCCGGTTCATCCTTTATTCGGGTGGAGGAGGCGTTTAAACTCACGGAAATCACCGATGAGTTTACGCCGGTTGTGGAGGGCGTCACCGTTCAACTACGTGAGGAGTCGGCGGCGGAAACTACTCAGTTCACACTAACGGAAGACAGTCTCCGAGGTAAAATTTATTCTGCACCTTCATTTCAACCCGAAGCCTGCGCAAAATATTCACTGACCATTACCGGGAGCGATCTTCCTGATGTGACCGGCGAGGTTGTTGTTCCCGGATCGCCGATGCTCGACTCCGCTTCGGTGAGTATATCGGGGAATACCGTGAATTTTACGCTGGAAGAGGTGCCGGGAATTGCACTGTACGAAATATATCTCATCTGTGAAAAAGCGACCGTTTCCGTCCGCCGGTTTCCTGCCCATTCAGGCGAAATTAATATAAGCATAAATTATTCCGGCACTGCCGGATCCCCGCAATCTCTGGAAATCTATGGCTATGAATCTAATATGATGGAGTACATCACTGCACCCATAACCATCAAGCCACAGACGTATCGCGAAACGGTCACGACGGTCTCGGGAGGGTACGGGGTGTTTGGGGCAGTGAGTAAGATGGTCTACCAATTCTAAAACCTATTTCACCGCAGAGGATACAGAGAACAACGAACCACTAACAACTAACAACTAACAACTAACAAAAAACGAATAAGAGTAAGATTAGGATTAAGATTAAGAAATACCCTGGAAGCTCCTCTGTTTTTACTTGAACACTTAAACACACGAACACTCTAGCACTGTCGTTATATTCCCATATGCCCCGCCGCCTTCTCGTGATGCAGCGGCGTACCGGATTCATACACTTCCCGTCGGGGCGGCTCGTCCATGAGTTCGGGAAAGCGATTATAGAGGCTTTCGGCGAATAGGTAATCGAGATGTTCGTTGGACTCCGGTGACCAGCCCATAATCCGCTCCCAGATCTCGGCGTTTTCCATGCAGAAGTAAATAAACAGATCCTCGCCGCCGTACTCGCGGATCCAGTCGTAAACTTTGCGGTAGAGTTGCAGCCGCAACGGTTTGACGTAACGCATCTTCCCGTCGTTCCCTTTGATGAGCTCCTGGTATACGATCTTCGTCTTCGGAAACTTGGAGACGATCTTGGACTTCATCTCCGGCGGAAACCGCAGACTGCCCATGGAAATCCAGGTGATACGATCCGGATCGACTGTCTCAAATAATCGTTGGATAATCGACTCATACCCATTTTCCCAATCTTCATAGTATAAAATCGGATCGAAGTGCAGTCCCAGTTTGAATCCGTGCTCCTGCACCTTCGCCATGGCTTCCAGTCGCTCCTGGAAATTCGCTGCTTTGAACTCCTCGCCGGCCACCACGTCAGGCGGATTCACCGACCAGGAGCAAACGACCTTCCCCTGGTGATCCATATCCAGGAAATTGTCGACGGTATTGGATTTGGTTTTCAATTCCAGCAGCACGTTCGGCAACGCGGTGAAGACCGGAATAATCTCCCTGGAGAACTTGCTGTAGTCGTCGAACGCCAGCGAGTCGGTCATTTCCCCGGTACCGATCCGAAAGAACCGCTCCGGCTGGCTCTTTACCTTCTCGTGAATCTCCATGGCCAGATTTTCCGTGTCGGCGTACACAGTCGTCACCGGATTGTTCTGATAGAATTGCAGGATACAATAGGTACAATCGATGGGACAACCTGAGGTCTGGTTAATCACATGATAGTTGCAGCAGCGGTACGACCGATCCGTGCCTGGACACTGTTTCAGTACGTGTCCTTTCTTTTTGGTGAGAAAGATCTTCCGCTTCCCATTGGATGTGGTCTCGTGGAGGAACTGCTCCTTCTGCTCGTCCGGATTTTCCACGTACTCCACCTCTACATTCGGGAGGGACTCAAGATAATTTTTGGTGATTTGATGATCCTTCACGGATTTATCTATGAGAAGAGAATCGACGGTGACGGGTTTCATGGTTTTGGATTCCTGTTTATATATAGTGACCCTTTCAGGGTCGTTGACCCCTGAAAGGGTCTATTGTTGTTTAATTTAGTCCTTCATTATTCGAAAGTATAATCATCCCCGGGCGGCATCGCAATCTTCTGGTGTGAGGTCTTTCTACCGTCAAAGAGTTGAGAGCCCATTCATAATAGAAAGAAAAAGCCATTTAGACTGGAACGTGGCGGAGGAGAAATCTCGCAAAGTTATTCTCTGTCTTTTCCTTCTCAGGAGCGAATTGACAGTTATGGCCACTGTCGGTGACGCTAAAAGCGATCACCGACAGAAGAAGTGGCTTCTGCCTGCATATTTATCGAATTCAGAATTTGTCTATATTACACCAGGCCAATCAGGAGAAGGTAAACCGAATCGTATTCTCCGACGGATCCCGCACAAGTATATCGCCGTCTTCTTCGTAAAACGGTATTCCGTGCTGTTCCAGTCGTGCCGTGATTTCCCGCATCGAAGATTTGTCCGGGAGTAGCAGTTCAAACCACTGTAATCCCCGCGCGCCGTCCGGCGGTGAGGGAGCGCCGCGACCGTTCCAAACGTTGGCACCGATGTGATGATGGTACCCGCCGGCGGACATGAATGTGGCTTCCGAACCGTAGCGTGCCATCACATCAAAGCCGAGTATATCAGTATAAAAGTGCTCTGTTTCCTCAATATCGCTCACGTTGAGATGCATGTGTCCCATACGTGTATCGTCCGGGATTTGCTCCAGCGGTATACGGCTATCGGTTGAACTCATCAGGTCTTCGACGTCGAGCGGTT
This Candidatus Neomarinimicrobiota bacterium DNA region includes the following protein-coding sequences:
- a CDS encoding radical SAM protein; protein product: MKPVTVDSLLIDKSVKDHQITKNYLESLPNVEVEYVENPDEQKEQFLHETTSNGKRKIFLTKKKGHVLKQCPGTDRSYRCCNYHVINQTSGCPIDCTYCILQFYQNNPVTTVYADTENLAMEIHEKVKSQPERFFRIGTGEMTDSLAFDDYSKFSREIIPVFTALPNVLLELKTKSNTVDNFLDMDHQGKVVCSWSVNPPDVVAGEEFKAANFQERLEAMAKVQEHGFKLGLHFDPILYYEDWENGYESIIQRLFETVDPDRITWISMGSLRFPPEMKSKIVSKFPKTKIVYQELIKGNDGKMRYVKPLRLQLYRKVYDWIREYGGEDLFIYFCMENAEIWERIMGWSPESNEHLDYLFAESLYNRFPELMDEPPRREVYESGTPLHHEKAAGHMGI
- a CDS encoding DUF4249 family protein — encoded protein: MDILNNVKNLIIIGTIAFLTTTCSLPTDPGPQPKDIIETEFEPGYNILGVLRNDGTAGSSFIRVEEAFKLTEITDEFTPVVEGVTVQLREESAAETTQFTLTEDSLRGKIYSAPSFQPEACAKYSLTITGSDLPDVTGEVVVPGSPMLDSASVSISGNTVNFTLEEVPGIALYEIYLICEKATVSVRRFPAHSGEINISINYSGTAGSPQSLEIYGYESNMMEYITAPITIKPQTYRETVTTVSGGYGVFGAVSKMVYQF
- a CDS encoding TonB-dependent receptor, which produces MRAILKILIVVMFTSLPVTAATISGYVVDAETGETIIGMNVMVKDTELGSATDTRGFFSVSRVSAGEVTLLFSHVAYEQKSRTVEVGRDDIFLGNVEMQPTAIEGEAIEVSGRRGQLIAPETDIASFQVEPIVLKEVPQLNKDVFQVIKYSPSVTISDAISPLYYVRGGSSGENLVQLDGMTIYNPQHALSMQAIFNPYAIKNIEMLMGGFGAEYGGRNSSILNIATREGHQEEVHGEFRPSTSGITGAIEFPVKSGGTAMVSGRLLSSLTNKILLGIPNVMADFNAAYQVTKGRTKLRLSAFYARDYMDYDFARFNLYFDEEIFRDLSVGYKTNTSNLATGLQSRVLLNPDLVWESHLYYSGFDVDNINFFTFNFEDTTENADVILDYRTHVQNSVSDYTVKSEITAYTPWRQTLKLGYEGTFYQFMNQVGETGAAAAGDKLSPQLHALYFQDKLEIGRFIGKAGVRMSRFWDHPEWRAEPRLSAVFKLPRASLKLAWGRYYQYITAMNSQDYELSQFLDYYYPLGEKTPLTSIHHIAGLEGTISEHLDYTVTAYYKWMPTLYRFDYSSTARSIYAYQAVLERGEGEAYGIEFLFKGSWGKLSGWAGYSWSKATRRYPSIMNGRTYLYDGDQPHNIKAVALYNFTEDITGSVTFQLTSGFPKTWETGQVNHFNYNPRENSYGAYPINITPAKNNVRYPPRLVLDIGWKKRLRSGFGKHLAEYLGSDNAYFTLTVQNLLFLWRNPWMYFYIPDYGYFGYDFLPVPIVAAGYVIKF